A part of Paenibacillus donghaensis genomic DNA contains:
- a CDS encoding RNA polymerase sigma factor — protein MEYNSLLRTDKELAELYQRRADLVYRLCFIYLKNPVDVEDAVQSVFLKLIKSPMAFNDHEHEKAWLMVTTRNHCKDVLKNWWTTRRVALDTLPEVVSWNGNEPSGKVLAKLLSLPEKYKTVLYLYYFEEYTVKEIAEMLGHKESTIQTQLFRGRKRLKMDLGGNYIE, from the coding sequence ATGGAATACAATTCTTTATTGCGTACGGATAAAGAATTGGCCGAACTCTATCAACGGCGTGCAGATCTAGTTTATAGACTTTGCTTTATATACTTGAAGAATCCCGTTGATGTTGAAGACGCTGTTCAATCTGTATTTCTAAAACTAATTAAATCCCCCATGGCTTTCAATGACCACGAGCATGAAAAAGCATGGCTGATGGTAACTACCCGAAATCACTGTAAAGACGTTCTTAAAAATTGGTGGACAACCCGTCGTGTGGCTTTAGACACTTTGCCGGAAGTTGTTTCTTGGAATGGTAATGAACCATCCGGCAAGGTGCTAGCAAAACTGCTTTCACTTCCCGAAAAATACAAAACAGTTTTATATCTATACTATTTCGAGGAGTACACGGTAAAAGAAATAGCAGAGATGTTAGGACACAAAGAAAGCACGATCCAAACGCAACTATTCAGAGGCCGCAAACGCCTCAAGATGGATTTGGGAGGGAATTATATTGAGTAA
- a CDS encoding AraC family transcriptional regulator produces the protein MLPFSLIENPRAPEVFPVFPYSVGRHIQYHHVRPGGFPVHQVFMIRSGSGLFRDMENGTETELLPGMAFAFPGDRGHEYYPLSHEPWHIAFIGFYGAAADGFLQGGGTLPSVPFRPLDFELCWESIGSIWHTVHQQASARQDDHIMLELSVALYRLLLLLRRPEAPPAGPGRLEFQAVRNEALQKAVRLINEHFTEPLLISNLAGAVGYSVQHFQRLFLQEYGVTPHKYLQNLRLQRALQMITENDQVSVQDIALQLGMETNYFIRVFRSTYGCTPGVMLKRLHGSQAKQL, from the coding sequence ATGCTCCCTTTCTCCCTGATCGAGAACCCCCGCGCCCCAGAAGTGTTTCCTGTCTTCCCTTATTCTGTCGGGCGTCATATTCAGTATCATCACGTGCGTCCGGGTGGCTTCCCGGTGCACCAGGTCTTTATGATCCGCAGCGGCAGCGGGCTGTTCCGGGATATGGAGAACGGCACGGAAACGGAGCTGCTGCCAGGCATGGCGTTTGCCTTTCCCGGGGATCGTGGCCACGAATATTATCCGCTGTCCCATGAACCGTGGCATATCGCTTTTATCGGGTTTTATGGCGCTGCCGCCGACGGCTTCCTCCAGGGCGGGGGAACGCTGCCCTCCGTACCTTTCCGCCCGCTGGACTTCGAGCTATGCTGGGAGTCGATAGGCAGTATCTGGCACACCGTCCACCAGCAGGCCTCCGCCCGTCAGGACGACCATATCATGCTGGAGCTGTCCGTAGCCCTGTACCGCTTGCTCCTGTTGCTTCGCCGTCCGGAAGCGCCTCCAGCCGGTCCCGGACGGCTGGAGTTTCAGGCCGTGCGCAATGAAGCCCTGCAGAAGGCAGTCCGCCTGATCAACGAGCATTTCACCGAGCCGCTGCTGATCTCCAATCTTGCCGGAGCGGTCGGTTATTCGGTACAGCATTTTCAGCGGCTGTTCCTGCAGGAATACGGCGTCACACCGCATAAGTACCTGCAGAATCTGCGCCTGCAGCGAGCGTTGCAGATGATTACCGAGAATGACCAAGTCTCCGTTCAGGATATCGCACTGCAGCTGGGAATGGAGACCAATTACTTCATCCGCGTCTTCCGCAGCACTTATGGCTGTACGCCGGGTGTTATGCTTAAACGCCTGCATGGGTCGCAAGCGAAGCAGCTTTAA
- a CDS encoding DUF4179 domain-containing protein, protein MSNKNINQIFEALTPRTEQKEKTFHNILMPSQVEHKRQRRFTPVKPVRYALLAAVLMVCLTTTAFAAAYMGLDEAFIKFLKPANNEQTAYLSNGAYVVNKKVENEYGSLTIKQVIGDSNLTYILMDFTAPEATVLNAARYRFDTMITTNQSFHSTGFEVLDDGNPNDNKISLVMNIMTDSSLAGQTIDLKLYDLQAADPLPGIFETVIPGSWETAFKLDFKKYSTLYQIDQNMTLFGYKAILKTISVSPISITLMIDSGSLKEINNAASGLKEIGENEYLDNFPITIKYKDGTSETTSIFTGLARSDLLSNQLLTIKTFENVINDKEIASIVFFDKAFLIKD, encoded by the coding sequence TTGAGTAACAAAAATATTAATCAGATTTTTGAAGCTCTTACGCCAAGAACCGAACAAAAAGAAAAAACGTTTCATAACATTTTAATGCCAAGCCAGGTTGAACATAAAAGGCAAAGAAGATTTACTCCTGTGAAACCTGTAAGATATGCCCTACTGGCTGCCGTGCTGATGGTTTGTTTAACGACAACGGCTTTTGCAGCGGCATATATGGGATTAGATGAAGCATTTATAAAATTTCTTAAACCGGCAAATAACGAGCAGACGGCATATTTGTCCAATGGCGCTTATGTAGTGAACAAAAAAGTGGAAAATGAGTATGGATCACTTACCATTAAGCAAGTGATCGGCGACAGCAATCTAACCTATATTTTAATGGACTTTACTGCTCCAGAAGCCACTGTTCTAAATGCGGCGCGATACCGTTTTGATACTATGATTACGACAAATCAAAGCTTTCATAGTACAGGATTTGAGGTGCTCGACGATGGGAATCCTAATGACAATAAAATTAGCTTGGTCATGAATATAATGACCGACAGTTCCTTAGCGGGTCAAACCATTGATTTGAAACTCTATGATTTACAAGCTGCAGATCCGCTTCCCGGCATTTTTGAAACCGTCATTCCGGGTTCTTGGGAAACCGCTTTTAAGCTAGATTTCAAGAAGTACTCGACCCTTTATCAGATTGATCAAAACATGACGCTGTTTGGTTATAAGGCAATATTAAAAACGATCTCCGTCTCGCCAATTTCAATTACTTTGATGATTGATAGCGGATCATTGAAGGAGATTAACAATGCCGCCAGCGGATTAAAGGAAATTGGTGAAAACGAATATTTGGATAACTTCCCTATCACGATAAAATATAAAGATGGCACCTCAGAAACGACCAGTATTTTTACCGGATTAGCGCGAAGCGATTTATTAAGTAACCAACTGCTTACAATTAAAACGTTTGAAAATGTTATAAATGATAAGGAAATCGCGTCTATCGTATTCTTTGACAAAGCATTTCTTATAAAAGACTGA
- a CDS encoding glycoside hydrolase family 43 protein, with product MITLSEINFRDPYILPVPEKNRYYMFGTAGATAWSGSPQGFDVYVSEDLQLWSGPLSAFTPAADFWADHHFWAPEVHRYNGKYYMFASFKADGIPRATQILVADQPEGPYVPNSAQPVTPTGWECLDGTLYVDQQNKPWMVFCREWIEVTDGEMYAVQLANDLSAAVAEPILLFRASQAPWSVGGKEGQYVTDGPFLYACANGELLMLWSSSGVKGYAMGLARSASGDITGPWTQDATPLYGEDGGHGMLFRDFQDKLLLAIHSPNINPQERPLLLEVVEVDGTLRVVAAE from the coding sequence ATGATTACTCTATCCGAAATTAATTTCCGCGATCCTTACATCCTGCCTGTTCCCGAGAAGAACCGCTATTATATGTTCGGTACAGCCGGAGCAACCGCCTGGAGCGGCAGTCCTCAGGGCTTCGATGTGTATGTCAGCGAGGATCTGCAGCTGTGGTCGGGACCTTTGAGCGCGTTTACTCCAGCGGCCGATTTCTGGGCTGACCATCACTTCTGGGCACCAGAGGTTCACCGCTACAATGGCAAGTACTACATGTTCGCCTCATTTAAGGCCGACGGTATTCCGCGTGCAACACAGATTCTGGTTGCAGATCAGCCGGAGGGTCCTTATGTGCCGAACAGTGCCCAGCCGGTAACACCTACGGGCTGGGAATGTCTCGACGGCACGCTCTACGTGGATCAGCAGAACAAGCCCTGGATGGTCTTCTGCCGGGAATGGATCGAAGTGACCGACGGCGAGATGTATGCGGTGCAGCTTGCAAACGATTTGAGCGCAGCTGTAGCTGAGCCTATACTGCTGTTCCGTGCTTCCCAGGCCCCCTGGTCGGTAGGCGGCAAGGAAGGCCAATATGTCACTGACGGTCCATTCCTCTACGCTTGCGCGAATGGCGAGTTGCTGATGTTATGGTCCAGCAGCGGCGTCAAGGGTTATGCCATGGGCCTGGCGCGTTCCGCCTCCGGTGACATCACCGGTCCGTGGACCCAGGACGCAACTCCGCTATATGGCGAGGACGGCGGCCACGGTATGCTGTTCCGCGATTTCCAGGACAAGCTGCTGCTGGCGATCCATTCGCCCAACATCAACCCTCAGGAACGTCCGCTGCTGCTGGAGGTAGTTGAGGTGGACGGTACGCTAAGGGTTGTTGCTGCGGAGTAA